Proteins from one Pseudomonas grandcourensis genomic window:
- a CDS encoding alpha/beta hydrolase: MALHPDIEGFLELAEFGRLSGKSQPMHELSPGEARQQFEQTSQLLDAAPTGALTVTAVNIPARDGHVLNARLYAKPQPGSEPRPVLLYFHGGGYVVGSLDSHDTLCRRLALAGEFAVLSADYRLAPEHRFPTAYNDAEDITRWLAITGAKALGLDARRIALAGDSVGGSLVASLSIAIAQDPLGWPLVPRLQVLLYPVIDAVKKRPSLARFAEGYLLEATTLEWFYQQYQRSEADRADWRFSPLYAERVQGLTPTVLWLAEYDPLLDEGLAWAEKLRAAGQPLVLGVKAGMTHDFARMGEMVQEVPGMLVQLAAQIGESLA, from the coding sequence ATGGCACTGCACCCGGACATCGAAGGATTTCTAGAGCTGGCCGAGTTCGGCCGCCTAAGCGGCAAAAGCCAACCCATGCATGAGCTGAGCCCCGGAGAAGCGCGGCAGCAGTTCGAACAGACTTCGCAGTTGCTCGACGCGGCGCCAACGGGCGCGTTGACGGTGACGGCGGTCAACATTCCCGCGCGCGACGGGCATGTGCTCAACGCGCGGCTGTACGCCAAACCGCAACCCGGCAGTGAGCCGCGCCCGGTGTTGCTGTACTTCCATGGCGGCGGCTACGTGGTGGGCAGCCTCGATTCCCACGACACCCTGTGCCGGCGTCTGGCGCTGGCGGGGGAGTTTGCCGTGTTGTCGGCGGATTATCGCCTGGCGCCGGAACACCGTTTTCCCACCGCTTACAACGATGCCGAAGACATCACCCGTTGGCTGGCCATCACCGGAGCCAAGGCGTTGGGGCTGGACGCCAGGCGCATTGCGCTGGCGGGGGACAGCGTCGGCGGCAGCCTGGTGGCATCGCTGAGCATCGCTATTGCCCAGGACCCATTGGGCTGGCCGCTGGTGCCGCGCCTGCAAGTGTTGCTGTACCCGGTGATCGACGCGGTAAAAAAGCGTCCGTCCCTTGCGCGATTCGCCGAAGGCTATCTGCTGGAAGCCACCACGCTGGAGTGGTTCTACCAGCAATACCAACGCAGCGAGGCCGACCGCGCCGACTGGCGTTTTTCGCCACTGTACGCCGAACGCGTGCAAGGGCTGACGCCGACGGTGCTGTGGCTGGCCGAGTACGATCCGTTGCTCGATGAAGGCCTGGCCTGGGCCGAGAAACTGCGCGCGGCGGGGCAACCCTTGGTGCTGGGGGTCAAGGCCGGCATGACCCACGACTTTGCGCGCATGGGCGAAATGGTTCAGGAGGTGCCGGGGATGCTGGTGCAACTGGCGGCGCAGATTGGCGAGAGTCTGGCCTGA
- a CDS encoding PaaI family thioesterase yields the protein MTTQDTSLQDIAAPEGVCYGCGSQNPHGLHIKSFWHEDGVHVMAQHMPEDKYCGWPGLVYGGLIAMLVDCHSNWAAMAYHYRAEQREVGSLPHVTCVTGNLGIKYIKPTPMGVPLTLRARVEGEVGRKSRVICEVFAGDVLTAVGDSTFVRVDTEQLRADAHDRKVDPHQA from the coding sequence ATGACCACGCAGGACACCTCGCTTCAAGACATCGCCGCGCCTGAAGGCGTTTGTTATGGCTGCGGCAGCCAGAACCCGCACGGGCTGCACATCAAGAGCTTCTGGCATGAAGACGGGGTGCATGTCATGGCGCAGCATATGCCGGAGGACAAGTACTGCGGCTGGCCGGGGCTGGTTTACGGCGGTTTGATCGCGATGCTGGTCGATTGTCACTCCAACTGGGCGGCGATGGCTTATCACTACCGGGCAGAACAGCGCGAGGTCGGCAGCCTGCCTCACGTTACATGCGTCACCGGTAACCTGGGCATCAAGTACATCAAGCCCACCCCGATGGGTGTCCCCCTGACACTGCGTGCAAGAGTCGAGGGCGAGGTCGGGCGCAAAAGTCGGGTCATTTGCGAGGTCTTCGCCGGGGATGTGCTGACCGCTGTCGGGGACTCCACGTTTGTCCGCGTCGATACCGAGCAACTCAGGGCCGACGCGCACGATCGCAAGGTCGACCCCCATCAGGCTTGA
- a CDS encoding DUF6124 family protein: MFKPTPNPPESDPASPYESPDSKQFHEAAERALNHYLNPGANIMATPRTPSTMFIVNPELSTETLLVHACESLASANVMANDLVDHLEGTSRNALLGIAQVIMLGELAVNRALDRLDPP; this comes from the coding sequence ATGTTCAAGCCCACACCCAATCCGCCGGAATCCGATCCGGCCTCCCCGTACGAAAGCCCCGATTCAAAACAATTCCACGAAGCGGCCGAGCGCGCGCTCAATCACTACCTCAACCCGGGCGCCAACATCATGGCCACCCCGCGCACACCCAGCACGATGTTTATCGTCAACCCAGAACTCAGTACCGAAACCCTGCTGGTGCATGCCTGCGAATCGCTGGCGTCGGCCAATGTCATGGCAAACGATCTGGTGGATCATCTGGAGGGGACAAGCCGCAATGCGCTGCTGGGGATTGCGCAGGTGATCATGCTGGGGGAACTGGCGGTGAATCGGGCGCTGGATCGGCTTGATCCGCCCTGA
- a CDS encoding crotonase/enoyl-CoA hydratase family protein, translating to MSELISYHLEDGIATLTLSNGKVNAISPDVIAEFNAALDRAVTDRAVVIITGQPGILSGGYDLKVMTAGPREAVALVTAGSTLARRLLSHPFPVIVACPGHAVAKGAFLLLSADYRIGVDGAFSIGLNEVQIGMTMHHAGIEIARDRLNKVALQRSVVNGEMFNPQGAVAAGFLDVVVSPEELQGAALAAARQLKKINMTAHKNTKLKVRKALLEALDNAIIQDQEHLG from the coding sequence ATGAGTGAGTTGATTTCCTACCATCTCGAAGACGGTATCGCGACCCTGACCTTGAGCAATGGCAAGGTCAACGCCATCTCCCCAGATGTGATTGCCGAGTTCAACGCTGCGCTGGATCGGGCCGTGACTGATCGTGCGGTGGTGATCATTACCGGCCAGCCGGGCATTCTCTCTGGTGGCTATGACCTGAAGGTGATGACGGCCGGTCCTAGAGAAGCCGTGGCACTGGTGACCGCCGGCTCGACCCTGGCCCGCCGCCTGCTATCGCACCCCTTCCCGGTGATCGTTGCGTGCCCGGGGCATGCGGTGGCCAAAGGCGCGTTCCTGCTGTTGTCGGCCGACTATCGCATCGGCGTAGACGGCGCGTTCAGCATTGGCCTGAACGAAGTGCAGATCGGCATGACCATGCACCACGCGGGTATCGAGATCGCCCGTGACCGCCTGAACAAAGTGGCGTTGCAGCGTTCGGTGGTCAACGGCGAGATGTTCAATCCACAAGGTGCCGTGGCTGCCGGCTTCCTTGATGTGGTGGTCTCGCCTGAAGAACTGCAAGGCGCGGCACTGGCCGCGGCTCGTCAGTTGAAGAAGATCAACATGACCGCGCACAAGAACACCAAACTGAAAGTGCGCAAAGCGTTGCTGGAGGCCCTGGACAACGCGATCATCCAGGATCAGGAGCATTTGGGCTAA
- a CDS encoding GNAT family N-acetyltransferase, with amino-acid sequence MVTSTDPFAIFKISGITPQIRELETEAVAEGFRFLSRLTEEWERGANRFDQAGECLLGAFRNGRLIAIGGLSCDPFAGPDTGRLRRVYVARASRGQNVGKALVQQLLELACEHFRVVRLSTDTPEGAAFYLRCGFQPIQDDYATHVKPTS; translated from the coding sequence GTGGTCACGTCAACGGACCCATTCGCGATATTTAAAATCTCAGGGATTACGCCGCAAATCCGGGAGTTGGAAACGGAGGCCGTTGCAGAAGGCTTCAGGTTCCTCTCCCGGTTGACCGAGGAATGGGAACGTGGTGCCAATCGATTCGATCAGGCAGGAGAGTGCCTTTTGGGGGCTTTCCGTAACGGGCGACTGATAGCCATTGGCGGGCTCTCGTGCGATCCATTTGCCGGGCCAGACACAGGAAGATTACGGCGGGTATACGTCGCACGTGCATCAAGGGGCCAGAACGTGGGCAAAGCGTTGGTGCAGCAACTGCTGGAGTTGGCGTGTGAGCATTTTCGCGTTGTGCGACTGTCCACGGACACACCCGAGGGCGCTGCCTTTTACCTGCGCTGCGGGTTCCAGCCGATCCAGGATGATTACGCGACACATGTGAAGCCCACTTCATAA
- a CDS encoding serine hydrolase encodes MPHPRASFRGAARLIAAVSFVAKSSLALASAPATFPDAEASDPARLGWMVGSPPPADRTVRFEDGSYFQFPAMRWSVSNFRQLMPTINVSRGLGAPVPLETVLRKEIDGISFVPLGAKAPMTWEQSLAATYTDGIVVMHRGKVVYERYFGVLKPDGQHAAMSVTKSVVGTLGAMLVAQGRIDADKRVAEYVPELTDSAFGSATVRQVLDMTTGLKYSEDYADPNAEVWAHARAGNPLPKPKGYEGPRSYYEFLQTVQPQGEHGKAFAYKTVNTDVLGWVIARATGRNVAQLLSENIWSRLGAEQDAYFTVDSIGTPFAGGGLNTGLRDLARFGEMLRNGGRFNGQQIVPEAVIDDIRGGGDRQAFAKAGYTLLKDWSYRSMWWVTDKEGGAFMARGVHGQRIYVDPKAEMVIVRYASHPVASNSANDPVTLPAFDALAEFLNRKEHP; translated from the coding sequence ATGCCCCATCCTCGTGCCAGTTTTCGCGGCGCAGCCAGGCTCATCGCGGCTGTGTCGTTTGTTGCCAAGTCATCACTGGCCCTCGCATCCGCCCCTGCAACTTTTCCCGACGCTGAAGCCAGTGACCCGGCCAGACTCGGGTGGATGGTCGGTTCTCCACCCCCTGCCGATCGCACCGTGCGATTTGAAGACGGCAGCTATTTCCAGTTCCCGGCAATGCGCTGGAGTGTTTCGAATTTCCGGCAACTGATGCCGACGATCAACGTTTCGCGCGGCCTGGGTGCTCCGGTTCCACTGGAGACAGTGCTGCGCAAAGAGATCGACGGGATCAGTTTCGTCCCCCTTGGCGCCAAGGCGCCTATGACCTGGGAGCAATCCCTCGCGGCCACGTACACCGATGGCATTGTGGTGATGCACCGCGGGAAAGTTGTCTACGAACGTTACTTCGGCGTGTTGAAGCCGGACGGTCAGCACGCGGCGATGTCAGTGACCAAGTCCGTGGTCGGAACGCTGGGTGCCATGTTGGTGGCGCAGGGGCGCATCGATGCTGACAAGCGGGTTGCCGAGTATGTACCTGAGCTGACGGATTCTGCGTTTGGCAGCGCCACGGTGCGGCAGGTGCTCGACATGACCACGGGCCTCAAATACAGCGAAGACTACGCAGACCCGAACGCCGAGGTCTGGGCCCATGCCAGGGCAGGCAACCCGTTGCCCAAGCCCAAGGGTTATGAAGGCCCTCGCAGTTACTACGAGTTTTTGCAGACAGTGCAACCGCAAGGCGAGCACGGCAAAGCGTTCGCCTACAAAACCGTCAACACCGATGTGTTGGGCTGGGTCATTGCCCGCGCCACCGGCCGCAATGTTGCGCAACTGCTGTCGGAGAACATCTGGAGCCGGTTGGGTGCCGAACAGGACGCCTATTTCACCGTGGACTCCATCGGCACGCCGTTCGCCGGTGGTGGCTTGAATACGGGGTTGCGGGATCTGGCGCGTTTTGGCGAGATGTTGCGTAACGGCGGTCGGTTCAACGGCCAGCAGATCGTGCCAGAGGCAGTGATCGACGATATCCGTGGCGGCGGTGATAGGCAGGCTTTCGCCAAGGCGGGGTACACATTGCTCAAAGACTGGAGTTACCGGTCGATGTGGTGGGTGACGGACAAGGAGGGCGGGGCGTTCATGGCGCGTGGGGTTCATGGGCAGCGCATCTATGTCGACCCGAAGGCCGAAATGGTCATCGTCCGCTACGCATCCCATCCGGTGGCCAGCAACTCGGCCAATGATCCCGTCACTTTGCCGGCGTTTGATGCGTTGGCTGAATTTCTGAACAGGAAGGAACACCCATGA
- a CDS encoding Na/Pi symporter, whose translation MSGLQWVFAAVSAIILFIYGLQGFSRELRAIGGDALQAWLGRVTASRWSGFAVGALATAAMQSSSAVTSLTTVLVDASAISFRASLGVLLGANVGTTATAWLVSLKLTSIGPFFIVLGALLSALPRHVSVVGKSVFYFGLIFFALDLISTELKPLQAQPVFIEWISLAQAPWLGILTGMVFTAIVQSSSVTSGVAILLAQQGVLPAEAAIPIVIGANVGSTSTALLASVGMSAVARATAIANGLFNIAGAIVFFPFLPQFSQAMVEFAGDPGMAVAWAHLIFNLTTALVLLVSLDWIEPPIRRLLLRDQA comes from the coding sequence ATGAGCGGCCTGCAATGGGTGTTCGCTGCGGTTTCCGCAATCATCCTGTTTATCTACGGTCTGCAAGGCTTCAGCCGGGAGTTGCGGGCCATCGGTGGCGATGCGTTGCAGGCCTGGCTTGGGCGGGTGACGGCCAGTCGCTGGAGTGGTTTTGCCGTCGGTGCGCTGGCCACCGCGGCCATGCAATCGAGCAGTGCCGTCACATCGCTGACAACGGTGCTGGTCGATGCGTCGGCCATTTCGTTCCGTGCCAGCCTTGGGGTGTTGCTGGGCGCCAATGTCGGGACGACCGCGACGGCCTGGCTGGTGTCGCTGAAGCTGACGAGTATCGGCCCCTTCTTCATTGTTCTTGGCGCGCTGCTTTCGGCGCTGCCCAGGCATGTGAGTGTCGTCGGTAAGTCGGTGTTTTATTTCGGGCTTATATTTTTCGCGCTCGATCTCATCTCGACCGAACTCAAGCCGCTCCAGGCGCAGCCGGTATTCATCGAGTGGATCTCCCTTGCCCAGGCGCCATGGCTGGGCATTTTGACCGGGATGGTGTTCACCGCCATCGTGCAGTCGAGCAGCGTGACCAGCGGCGTCGCCATCTTGCTGGCCCAGCAAGGCGTGCTGCCTGCCGAGGCGGCGATCCCTATCGTGATCGGGGCCAACGTCGGGTCGACGTCGACCGCGTTGCTGGCCAGTGTCGGCATGAGCGCGGTAGCCCGTGCCACCGCCATTGCCAACGGCCTGTTCAACATCGCCGGCGCCATCGTGTTTTTCCCCTTTCTGCCGCAGTTCTCCCAGGCCATGGTCGAGTTTGCCGGCGACCCGGGGATGGCAGTGGCCTGGGCGCACCTGATCTTCAACCTGACCACTGCACTAGTATTGCTGGTGTCTCTGGACTGGATAGAGCCACCGATCCGCAGGCTGTTGCTGCGCGATCAGGCTTGA
- a CDS encoding glyoxalase superfamily protein, whose translation MFSIEQAKQMAKQLRASLEERNQAVTHSTALELVAKQLGYKDWNTASVMLAQANTPPAPSITFDKPIPILRSFDEAKAREFYLDFLGFSVEFEHRFEADLPLYLGISRDGLQLHLSEHHGDASPGSTVFVPMQNIELLRDELQGKRYGYGRPDIVQQGWGKELQVYDPFGNRIRFCQY comes from the coding sequence ATGTTTTCAATCGAGCAGGCCAAGCAAATGGCCAAACAGTTGCGCGCCTCGCTGGAGGAACGCAATCAAGCGGTGACCCATTCCACCGCGCTGGAACTGGTCGCGAAGCAACTGGGCTACAAGGACTGGAACACCGCGTCGGTGATGCTTGCCCAGGCCAACACCCCGCCAGCGCCGAGCATTACCTTCGATAAACCCATCCCCATTTTGCGCAGTTTCGACGAAGCCAAGGCGCGGGAGTTCTATCTGGATTTCCTTGGCTTTAGCGTCGAGTTCGAACATCGTTTCGAGGCGGATTTGCCGCTGTACCTGGGCATCAGTCGCGACGGGCTGCAACTGCATCTTTCCGAGCACCACGGCGATGCCAGCCCGGGCTCGACGGTATTCGTGCCCATGCAAAATATCGAATTGCTCAGGGATGAATTGCAGGGCAAGCGCTACGGCTACGGACGCCCGGATATTGTTCAGCAGGGCTGGGGCAAGGAGCTGCAAGTCTACGACCCGTTCGGCAATCGGATTCGCTTCTGCCAGTATTGA
- a CDS encoding sensor domain-containing diguanylate cyclase: protein MVTPADDPNSAFNEQGSRAKLSRPFPIDLRGLILFFVLLSVLATLCNSLYVAYRVQRQSLIHSTLEANAAYAAKVASSIGEFLNSAHSRLDYSANTLGQHWNDPEVLREEAIRLQAQDSDFNSIAIVDADGKVLQAYPDTLQIVGTNLSSEGIEQVLKERRPSVSAAYVSTAGNLVVFISQPVFNPSGKFLGVVGGSVYLLKQSAFHTVISRHFHHEGTFAFVADGNRRLLYHPDPKRIGEVLGWSLSVDAALRGESGSLEGPNYKGIPMLAGFAQVPDANWAVVVQQPRERSLAPLGQLMRNMVLGMIPAGLLGLGLILLGTSLIARPLRQLSAAANQLAAPQTTEQLQQVHAWYRDASTIRQAMLTGVQLLQQKLGQLSHEAQSDPLTGLANRRAMGSVLDLLAKTGRAYSVLALDIDHFKRVNDTFGHDAGDVALKEVADILKQNSRAGDLACRSGGEEFALILPDTPQEIARTIAERIREHIAQAEVPQVGKLTMSIGVACQGTDTLTPESVLKRADERLYLAKQSGRNRVMA from the coding sequence ATGGTGACGCCAGCGGATGACCCCAACAGTGCCTTCAACGAGCAAGGTAGCCGCGCGAAGCTGTCCAGGCCATTTCCCATCGACCTGCGAGGGCTGATTCTTTTCTTCGTCCTGCTCTCGGTCCTGGCGACGCTGTGCAACAGCCTCTACGTCGCTTACCGGGTGCAGCGTCAGTCCCTGATCCATTCGACGCTCGAGGCCAATGCCGCCTACGCCGCCAAGGTCGCTTCCAGCATCGGTGAGTTCCTGAACTCGGCCCACAGTCGCCTGGACTACAGCGCCAATACGCTTGGCCAGCACTGGAACGACCCCGAAGTGCTGCGCGAAGAAGCCATTCGCCTGCAGGCCCAGGATTCCGACTTCAACTCCATCGCCATTGTCGATGCCGATGGCAAGGTGCTCCAGGCGTACCCGGATACCTTGCAGATCGTCGGCACCAACCTGTCCTCGGAGGGCATCGAGCAGGTACTCAAGGAGCGTCGCCCGTCGGTCAGCGCGGCTTACGTTTCCACGGCGGGCAATCTGGTGGTGTTCATTTCACAACCGGTCTTCAACCCGTCGGGGAAGTTCCTCGGTGTCGTCGGCGGCTCCGTCTACCTGCTCAAGCAAAGCGCATTTCATACGGTCATCAGCCGTCACTTTCATCATGAAGGCACCTTTGCCTTCGTCGCCGACGGCAATCGGCGGCTGCTGTATCACCCGGACCCGAAGCGGATCGGCGAGGTCCTGGGCTGGAGCCTGTCGGTGGATGCGGCCTTGCGCGGCGAAAGTGGCTCCCTGGAAGGCCCGAACTACAAAGGCATCCCCATGCTGGCCGGTTTTGCCCAGGTGCCGGACGCCAACTGGGCGGTCGTGGTGCAACAACCCAGGGAGCGCAGCCTCGCCCCGCTGGGGCAACTCATGCGCAATATGGTGCTGGGCATGATTCCCGCCGGCCTGTTGGGGCTGGGCCTGATTTTGCTGGGTACGTCATTGATCGCCCGCCCGTTGCGTCAGTTGTCGGCGGCCGCCAACCAGTTGGCCGCACCGCAAACGACCGAACAACTGCAGCAAGTCCATGCCTGGTACCGCGATGCGTCGACCATTCGCCAGGCCATGCTGACCGGCGTGCAGCTGCTCCAGCAAAAGCTCGGCCAACTCAGCCATGAAGCGCAAAGCGATCCCCTGACCGGCCTGGCCAATCGAAGGGCCATGGGCAGCGTCCTGGATCTGCTGGCAAAAACCGGCCGGGCCTATTCGGTGCTGGCACTGGATATCGATCACTTCAAAAGGGTCAACGACACTTTCGGACATGACGCCGGTGATGTGGCACTCAAGGAGGTCGCCGATATCCTCAAACAGAACTCACGGGCCGGCGACCTCGCCTGCCGCTCCGGTGGTGAAGAGTTTGCGCTGATCCTTCCGGATACGCCGCAGGAGATCGCCCGGACCATTGCCGAACGGATACGCGAGCACATCGCGCAGGCCGAGGTGCCGCAGGTTGGAAAGCTCACCATGTCCATCGGCGTGGCTTGCCAGGGCACGGACACCCTGACACCCGAAAGCGTACTGAAACGGGCCGATGAGCGTCTCTACCTGGCCAAGCAGAGCGGGCGCAACCGGGTGATGGCGTAG
- a CDS encoding VOC family protein — translation MKFGYLIIYVKDVEASLKFFSSAFGLSVRFLHESGTYGELETGETALAFAADELAASNFSTGHVPAHSSLKPLGVEVGLVTEDVPVAHANAIRAGASEIAAPTTKPWGQTVSYVRCPDGTLVELCTPVNATESES, via the coding sequence ATGAAATTTGGCTACCTGATCATCTACGTCAAGGATGTAGAGGCCTCTCTCAAGTTCTTCTCATCGGCCTTCGGGCTCAGCGTTCGGTTCCTCCATGAGTCCGGCACCTATGGCGAACTGGAAACCGGCGAAACCGCGCTGGCATTCGCCGCCGATGAACTGGCCGCATCGAACTTCAGCACCGGTCATGTCCCGGCGCACTCATCCCTCAAACCATTAGGCGTCGAAGTCGGTCTGGTGACCGAGGATGTCCCGGTGGCGCATGCCAACGCGATCCGAGCAGGCGCTAGCGAAATCGCTGCTCCGACTACCAAGCCCTGGGGGCAAACCGTGTCTTACGTTCGTTGCCCTGACGGAACGCTGGTTGAGCTGTGCACACCCGTAAACGCTACCGAGAGTGAGTCTTGA